One Zingiber officinale cultivar Zhangliang chromosome 10B, Zo_v1.1, whole genome shotgun sequence genomic window, TACTCAAGAAAGTATGCATATTGatgatactatttttttttttttgacaacttTCTCTCACAATTTGtataaattaattttcttttctatcaCATTCTATCTTGAAGTTTTTGAATTATAGATATTACTTTGTCTTGAGATTTTTTTCCTTGAATAATAAGTGTTTATTGtggttgtttgtgtttctttctTGCGTATTTGCATCTGAACTCTGTTAGAAACTTGCATATCTTCAAGTTCACTGTTGCATGAATGTTACTTAACCTTCTCTCTTCCAGTATGTAAAAGTTGAAATTATTGGTCAATGGTTACATGTCTTTGAACTCAATTTTCTCTGGATATCCAACACTCGTTTTTTCTTCATTTACTTTTTAATTCATAATATCTGGATTGCTTATTGAATTACTGACATACTTGGTAGTTCTACAGAACGGGACTAAAGATTCTATCAGGAAACTTGTTGCAGATTTAAATGATTCGAAGTTGGAGAATGACGTAGGTAAAATCAATAATTCATTTCTGTTTTTTCAAATGCCGCTCAAATACTATATCCTCATTTAGTATCGACAACATCCAACACAATTTTTCCATGCTGGAATACACAATTCAAtctgttccatgttccaaataacTAGATAAGGAGTACGTCCAATTGATGATGTTAATATATTTTAGCAACTTTTACTAATGTTATTCtgtttttgaagaaaaaaattccACTGTTTCTGAAATGTCTGATTTTTTTTACATGAAACATTGCAGATGTTATTGTATCACCACCATACGTTTATATTGATGTGGTCAAGCAATCATTGACTGAACGTATTGAAATATCTGCTCAGAATTCTTGGGTTGGTAAAGGTGGAGCTTTTACCGGAGAAATCAGGTTTTTGCTGCTAAAAACTTTTCGTCATTGAATGCTGCATCTGCTTCTGATCTTTTACTATAAATAGCATTCACTGACGTTCAATTTATTTATTGTACAATATCTTCTTTATTGAATGGTTAAGCTGGTCCGGTAATTATAATAAAGTGTTTATTATTTTGGACATTTAGTTTCTAGTATCTTTCATATCTTTTGGTTATAGGAGGATCCAATCCCATTTGCTGGGTTAAGGCTTGATTGAAAAATGATTTCAATGTCAATAATCTCCAGCCTTCTGCTCTTGTAAGAGAACATGTCTGGAAACATTATGTTATAGCCTTGTGTACATAGATGTCACTAACCCTTCGAAGCCATGATATATtttcttaagagattcaatgtacATTTATCGACCACTATGTTAATTTCTAATGTTTTAATTCATTTCTAACTAAAATCAAagcaattttttttccaaaattaactaCTTATTCCATAGTCTTTAGATGATCAATATTTTTAACATTTAGTCTACTATGCCAATGATAAATATAAGATTTAACTTGTGATATGCAGCGTGGAGCAATTGAAAGATATTGGTTGCAAATGGGTTATTCTTGGCCATTCTGAGCGTAGACACATTATTGGTGAGGATGACCAGGTAAATATTCAAGACTTAGTTCTTATAATGTCTGGAGCAGAAAGTAGATTTGTGGTTTCCAGTATCTACTGCCAATTATTTTGTTGTAACCAAAAACTTTCATTTCCAGTTTATTGGGAAGAAGGCAGCATATGCCCTGAGCCAGAATCTCAAGGTAATTGCTTGTATAGGCGAGAAGTTGGAAGAGAGGGAAGCAGGAAAAACCTTTGATGTGTGCTTCGAGCAGATGAAATCTTTTGCAGGTATGGTTTCAGATTTACAGTTAAACTTACAGCAGATCCATTGTGCTTGCGATGAAACAAGTAGGAGCATTCGACATTTCTTCCATTATCCATGATTCATTTTCACAGATAGTATATCAAACTGGAAGGATGTTGTTATCGCATATGAGCCCGTATGGGCTATCGGCACTGGAAAAGTGGCTACTCCTGAGCAAGCTCAGGAAGTGCATGTTGCTGTGCGCGATTGGCTTAAGAAAAATGTGTCACCTGAAGTTGCTTCCTCCACCCGTATCATCTATGGAGGTACTTCGTAGCTTTatgtttgttcttttatatacttGGCAGGCAGCTATTTATTCTTTCTAATGGAAATTGGGTCTTACCTCTTTCCAGGTTCTGTAAATGGAGGCAATTGTTCTGAGCTTGCCAAACAAGAAGATATTGATGGATttcttgttggaggtgcctcactTAAGGTATCATCAAATATATTTGAGTAATTATACTTCGACACAAAAAAAATGTAACATACAGAAATATAAAGTTATCCCAGATAGTCCTGTCTACTACTTCAAACAAGAGATAAACATATTATTAACATCAACTTGTTTTACCTCTGTAGGGGCCAGAATTTGCCACCATTGTCAACTCAGTCACCGCGAAGAAAGTCACTGCATGACGACGATTCATCCATGTTTCGGGTTGCTGCTTGGATGCAAACTCAAATAATAAGTATGATTCTTCTGTACCTGAGTCAAGTATCCCTTTGTGATCACATGGGATTTTGATATATgttctctaaattttttttagaataagTTTCAACAGAAGTTGTATGAATGAATCCATATGCTACCTCTGCTTGGCATTCTGAAATTTAGAATTATCTAGGAaatattaaatttagaattttagAATTATCTCGATGCTATTGGTTTCTTCAATTCATtaacattaatttaacaaataattTCTAGATACATAACATGAACAATAAATACTACATCATCGAAGTCAAGAAAGGCAGGAACAATCATTAGGGTTCATATGGTGGGTGGAAGAtgtcataaataaaattttagctTGAATGTTCGTTCATTCTCTCACAAGAACAGATAACTTAAAGACTGCCTTAAAGATCAAACATTCAAAAGAGAAGGAGCATGCTCAATGGCTTCTCATGCCACAAGCGGCAACAATGACAAAACTAAGCTCATCAAAGCAGGCACACCGAACTCAGATGGAGTGATAACAAATGCAGAGTTGGGACTTTGGCTTGTAGGGGTAGAAGAGCCTGACAATAACAAGCAAAAACACCAAAAGATAAGAATAATAGGTAACATGACTAGTACATACAATTCAGTTTCAATTGATCACATTCCATGTATTAAACCATAGGGTCTAAGACTAAACTAACTAGATTAGCTTCCAAATTGAACACAATGTTTATTTCACATCGAAACAACAATAAAAGCTAATAAGCAAGGGAAATTGAAGATTCAAATAATCAGGTACTCCTACTTTGTTGAGGAAATGGAGCATTTAGCAAATTCAGTAAATCACCTGCTAAATGTGTCAACTTTTTTAGTATATCTACAATGTTTATCCCAACATCAAGGATCAACGCAAATTGCACctatccttaatttttttttaagatggcATCCCATAGTGCTCATGATATCAAATTTATCAGTCCTTGCATGGGTCAGTTATCAGTTAAATTAAACTGCCTGAAACTAGCTATTGTTTTGGTGTCAGCCATTCTAAATCAACTAAAACCACTTACTCCACTTGAATTGATATTAAAAGTATCTCTAGTTGTCTTCTCCTTCCATTGGCCTTCCCGCTCCCCCTTTTCACCTTTCTAGCTTTTCTATGTACCCATCCTTTCATTTTACTATCCCTCCAAAGAAACATGTTTGTTTAAGGAAGAACATTGACATAATAGTAAAGTTGTTAGATCTAGAGGTTACGGGTTCGAGTCTcaaaaatagcctcttgcaaaagcAGTATAAGAAtgcgtacaatagatccttcTTCGTAAATAAGAATGCGTACAATAAACCCTTCTCCGGAACCACCTTGTATTGAAGGGAGTTTCGTGCACcgaattatctttttttttatcaatggatgagCAAGCCAATAGATCATCAATATACCCATCCACTTTGTTTATAAGGTTGAAAGGGTGGTTTAATCAAGAAGGATATAATAAGGGATAGAGATTTTGATTTATCCCTCATATTTGATCTGTTCAAAATGGGCAATGTAAATGGAGatcagatcctctgtccccagATTCTTATGTCCTCATGTCCCTTTGTCGATCGGATGGTCATGATATTCTCATGATTTGCACTGTATTCTTGAGATGTGATCTAATCTGTCCGATCGACAAAGGGACATGGAGACACAAGAATTTGGGGATAGAGAATATGATCTCAATGTAAATGAGAGCATTTTATTCATTAGCTTTTCATCCATGTGATGTTTTTAATATTCCTATTTCTAGAAACTGCCACCGGTTACTTATGTTCCTCTACCGATTGAACCCGTCTTTTTCCGAATCGTACTCAAATGTTCTTCCTGGTGACGCTTGTGTTTCTTCCTAGACTTCCGCATTCCCAACATCGTTTCTACTCACATTTGTGTTCTCTTTGCACCATGAATCTACTAGCTTGACTTTGTCTGTGGCTGTGTGATTCTTTCACCAAGATTTGCTCACATAATTCTGCATGGACCAAATGATTTTATCAGTGATTCTATCTCTGTGGTTCTTCTTTGTGTTCTAATGATTTCTGTGCTTTAGCATCTATGTTATTCCCCAGTGATTCTGCCTTTAGTTGTTATTCCTGGTCATGTCTTTGGCCCAATTATCTTCATCTTCCACCAGTAAATCCAGTCGCATCAAGGTAAGATTTGTGTGTGAGCATGTGTAAAGGCAGTGggagaccaaaaaaaaaaaaagttacgaGAGCAGAGGATTTTCTTCTTGAGCAACACTTTCGGTATCCGACACTAGAGGGGAGATTTTTCCATTGTTTCTCACTTGATGTTGAGAAAGAAAACTAGGATGAACTAAGAGGCCTCTTGTATAATGTGTAAATAGTGATTTATTCAATTTGTTATATACTTATGCTTCTATATTATAGACTCAGGTTCTCTCAAATGAGGAGAAACATATTAAATTGCACCTTTTTTAATTACGTGTTTGTACTATTTTACCATGAAAGGCAAGGGTTCCACCACTAAGCCATAAGGTTAGACGTTATGCAACAttctaaaaatatcaaattttaatcTTGAAGTGTATAGTTTGAGAGAGTAGATTCTAGCAAGCAATGTTAGACCAATCTCCAACCCTGTCCGGGTGTATTAAAAGCACTTGGTGATTTCAATATTGTGTAACTTCTCCAAAAAATCTAATGATTAGCATCAAGGCAAAAGGTAGGAGACCCTGCTACTCACCATCAACTCATGCCTATCCTTCACTATTACTATACTTGAACTACTATTCGTAATTTAGTAACCCTGTAGTTTGTTTGTTTAACTTTTTGTCATTTCAATAGCTTGAAGCGCTTGTATGGCTACCTTCCACATTAAAAAGAGTAAAGTAAACACCAAGGTTGTAGCTTTAGTGACTTGTTCACTGTTGAAGTCAAGCTCGAGAGAAAATCCAATCCAACTAAAAATCCTAAAGCACTTATGTGTGAAATACCACTCTTGATATTTAAACATGATAAAAGTTTCTATCTCACTCACTACTCATCCTCTTTACCTTCATGAACATTGCCCTCCGGCACAACATCAATCCGATACCACCTTAAAGCCCAGTAAAGAGCACAATCTAACCTAAAACACCAAGGGACCTCCAGATATTTAATTATGCTTAAGCCCAAGTTAGCAAAATTTAAACCTCTTTTCTTGGTTGCCCTCGTTCCAAAATTAAGAAATTCCTTAAAATTACAAAACTTAATTCCCATTCAATTTTTAGTACCAAGCAATATGCACAAAATTATCCAAATATAAGAGCACAGATGGTAAAGCCAATCCAAAGTCCAAACAAACTATTTTCTACAACTCAAGCAAGTTTGAAGGTAAATACTTGTCACTTTTTATCCAGTAAACGTAAAACAAATCAGATAACATAGACAAATGACTGAATCTTCCATACCTGTCGTGTTCGAggtcgaggaggaggaggaggaggatggacCTTTCGCTGCAAATCACACAAGAAAATGTGGAAAGTAGTGGATTAGGGCTTTTGAAAAAAAAGAATAATACATATATTGCGTAGTAAATctcggaaaaaaaaacaaaaggaaactTGCAGCAAATTTGCCCATTTAGATCCCTACTAATTATTAGGAAAGAAAAAGGCAAATGGATCCATTACATCCGGGGCTGGGCGAGGGCGTTGCTGCGGCGGTGGCGCACGCGCTCTGGTCGGTGGTAACGCCGCAGCGCCTGGCCATTTGTAGTGCCTTCTGGAGGTCGACGCCGAAAGCCTTGAGGAAGACGGTGTTATTAAAGAGGCCGCAAAGGCAAGGCAAGTCGTTGGTAGCCGTCTGCTTCAGCGGCCCGCAGCACGTTTGCGGCGGCGTCGTCGTCGAATTGAGGTACGATGCGCATCCCACCAGATTAGAAGCGCACGACGGCGGATTCTGCGCCGCGGACCCCGTCACCGCTGAAGCTACCACTGCCGCCGCCATCAGGACTGCCGCGAAGTTGATTGCCATCTCGCCTACCTTCcgctttccctttccttttccctCACGCTTTCTGGAAACGAGCAGATAACAGGGAGAAGCGACGCCACGAGCTTGCTACATAGCGAGTGTGATGCAGTACGATCTACATACACCGATTTTTTTTCTGAAACAGCGCATAGGATATCAGGTTACGTGGCATGTATTTATAAGTTGAATCCTGCTGAATTCATATTATGCCAAGTATTTTCGTGAATGCTGTTTGTGGAAGTGTACCCCGTTTTCTGTGTTCTTTAATATTTTAATGGAGATGTAGACAAAGGTGAGTTGGAGTGTCCATGAAGCGTGTGATCAGGCTACTGTGTCCGTACGGGCACATAATATTCGTTTAGGACTATGGTACTTTACCAAGTTTCAGTTTAAATGTTTTA contains:
- the LOC122028850 gene encoding triosephosphate isomerase, chloroplastic-like; amino-acid sequence: MASAASSLASQFSGLRREAAKPSFSTAHLFHAVQSQLRLPSTRRPIRSVVAMAGTGKFFVGGNWKCNGTKDSIRKLVADLNDSKLENDVDVIVSPPYVYIDVVKQSLTERIEISAQNSWVGKGGAFTGEISVEQLKDIGCKWVILGHSERRHIIGEDDQFIGKKAAYALSQNLKVIACIGEKLEEREAGKTFDVCFEQMKSFADSISNWKDVVIAYEPVWAIGTGKVATPEQAQEVHVAVRDWLKKNVSPEVASSTRIIYGGSVNGGNCSELAKQEDIDGFLVGGASLKGPEFATIVNSVTAKKVTA
- the LOC122028851 gene encoding non-specific lipid transfer protein GPI-anchored 9-like yields the protein MAINFAAVLMAAAVVASAVTGSAAQNPPSCASNLVGCASYLNSTTTPPQTCCGPLKQTATNDLPCLCGLFNNTVFLKAFGVDLQKALQMARRCGVTTDQSACATAAATPSPSPGSKGPSSSSSSSTSNTTGSSTPTSQSPNSAFVITPSEFGVPALMSLVLSLLPLVA